In the Natronoglycomyces albus genome, CCACACCCTCCAGCTCGCCGAACTCACTGCCGCCGAACTTGAAGCGGTACTCCAGGTCGATGGTGCGCTTGGAGTAGTGGCTCAGCTTGTCCTTCGGGTGCTCGTAGCGGCGCAGGTTCGCCTCCGAAATACCCAAGTCGACATACCAGTTCCAGCGCTCGGTGAGCCAATACTCGAACCACTCTTCATCGGTGCCGGGCTCAACGAAGAACTCCAGCTCCATTTGCTCGAACTCCCGAGTGCGGAAAATGAAGTTACCCGGCGTGATCTCGTTTCGGAACGCCTTACCAACTTGGGCGATACCAAACGGCGGCTTCTTACGCGCCGAGGTCATCACGTTGGTGAAGTTCGTGAAGATACCTTGCGCGGTCTCCGGACGCAGGTAGTGCTCGTTATCGGTGCTCTCGACTGCCCCGAGGAACGTCTTCATCATGCCGTTGAACATGCGTGGTTCGGTAAAGCTGCCGCGCGTGCCGCAATTGGGACAGGCCAGTTCGTCGAGGCCCTTCTCCGGCTCGTGACCGTGCTTCTCCTCATATGCCTCGATCAGGTGATCGGCGCGGAAACGCTTGTGGCACGAGTGGCACTCGGTCAGCGGGTCGGTGAACTCCTTGAGGTGACCCGAAGCCTCCCAGACCTGGCGAGCGAGGATCACCGCGGAGTCGATGCCGACCACATCGTCACGGCCTTGCACCATCGCCTTCCACCACTGACGACGCACGTTTTCCTTGAGCTCTACTCCCAGCGGCCCATAGTCCCAAGCAGAGCGCGTACCCCCGTAGATCTCGCTGGAGGGGAAGACGAACCCTCGGCGTTTACAGAGGCTGATAATCGGGTCAATGCTGTCTTTGGACATGGTGAATCTACTCCATCCGGCTGGCGGTCGGTGAGAATGGTTTCTCTGAGTTTCGTCGTCGAAAACCCGGTGCGCAAGCTAATTATCCCTCGTCAAGCGAGGTCAGTAGCTGCGGGGAATGGGTGGCCGTGAATACCTTCGGCCCCACCCAGGACGCTAGCCTACCCCGAGGTAGGCCGCAGACCGGCAGCAGTGTCACATGCCCCGGCGCGCCGTCGGCCTCTCGGAGGGCCTGGTCGAGGTCATGCGGGAGAGCTAGCCTCTATGGTCTCGCCAGCGGTAACCATGAGCCACCCACAGCTAGCGGGTACCCCTAGTCGCGCTCCCAGTCGCACACCTGGATGTCCAGGAGGTTATCGCCACCATCGAAGGAGATCTCGAAAAGCCACTCCTGGCCATCGGCGAACTCCACCGGCAAAAGCAGGTCACCGGCCGCAGTCTGACTGACCCGACTAATGTCGGCCGTCCAACCAGAGGTGTCCCAGCCCTGCCATTCCCGCTCGTAAACGCGTTGATCGGCCTCGTCGCGCTTAGAGTTGCACAGGCTCTCATAGGCCGACTGATAGCGCTGCTGCTCGATATCTTCGAGAAATTGGTCAGTCACGGCCACGACCTCCTCGCGCACCGCCGACTCCAACTGAAAGGTCATCGTCACCACAGCGAAGATCACTCCGCCGCACAACAACACCGCTCCGAGGATGCCACCGACGAGGGCCAGCGTAAAACGAGTGCTGTTGCGTTCCTTCGGAGGAGCCGCGAAGGGAACGATATCCCCGTCGAAGTCCGGAGGAGGCGGGCCATGGTAGCCAGGCTGGCCCGACTGTGCCGCGAAAGGTCCTCCTAGAGCCGCAGCGGGCCCGGGCACCGGCTGCCCAGTCATCGGCTGGTCCGCAGCCGAGTCGGAGGCTGGATTCGTAGAGAGGCCCGCAGGGGCTTGAGAGTTCGCCGTGCTGTCGCTCGCGGCGGCTTGGTGGGGTTGTTGTTCGGCCGACGGCATGCTGGTGACATCAGATGAGGGCTGTTGCGCCTGTTCGCTGGACGCGGAAGCGCCCGAATGAGAGTCGGTCACGTCGATTCAGCTCCCTTCGCCAGCCAAGTCTGAGTCTAGAAGGCGCGGTCCACCAGGGCCATCGCTGGAAGCCAAGACCTCAAAACCAGAAGCCTCCGGCTCGGCCCTGCCCAAGAACGGAGTACACATCTTCACACCGAAGTTCGATAGCGCCCGGCGGTAGGAACCAACGTTGTCCCAGGTGGTCAACATAAG is a window encoding:
- a CDS encoding glycine--tRNA ligase — its product is MSKDSIDPIISLCKRRGFVFPSSEIYGGTRSAWDYGPLGVELKENVRRQWWKAMVQGRDDVVGIDSAVILARQVWEASGHLKEFTDPLTECHSCHKRFRADHLIEAYEEKHGHEPEKGLDELACPNCGTRGSFTEPRMFNGMMKTFLGAVESTDNEHYLRPETAQGIFTNFTNVMTSARKKPPFGIAQVGKAFRNEITPGNFIFRTREFEQMELEFFVEPGTDEEWFEYWLTERWNWYVDLGISEANLRRYEHPKDKLSHYSKRTIDLEYRFKFGGSEFGELEGVANRTDFDLGVHAKHSGADLSYFDQAKGERWTPYVIEPSAGLTRSVLAFLMEAYDVDEAPNSKGGVDKRTVMRFDPRLAPIKVAVLPLSRNEKLSPKAKDLAAELRKNWNVDFDDAGAIGRRYRRADEIGTPYCVTVDFDTLDDHAVTIRDRDSMAQERVSLDQVSTYLFERLNK
- a CDS encoding antibiotic biosynthesis monooxygenase, with translation MLVVNRFRLRGEDTDGGAGDDPQQFLHEATTALEALGACAGFRTGRIARAVDEPETWLMLTTWDNVGSYRRALSNFGVKMCTPFLGRAEPEASGFEVLASSDGPGGPRLLDSDLAGEGS